The proteins below are encoded in one region of Flavobacterium sp. IMCC34852:
- a CDS encoding LysE family translocator — MIFLNDILSAIPLGFFLSFMIGPVFFVLLETSVVKGFRAAVVFDLGVVLADIIFILIAFFSSYRLIQSIKDDPALFIFGGLVMLTYGIISFIKNKKESRKTIDEIDPKELAKTNYFSLFIKGFFLNFINIGVLGFWLAILITIGPQLELKASRMITFFATLIIVYFITDLFKIILAKQLRSKLNPKNILLIKKVISIALIICGVVLLSQAWFPKEQKIVNSAFEKLEGEN, encoded by the coding sequence ATGATTTTCCTAAACGATATTTTATCTGCCATTCCGCTTGGATTTTTCTTAAGTTTTATGATTGGACCTGTTTTTTTTGTACTCCTGGAAACCAGTGTAGTCAAAGGATTCAGAGCTGCTGTAGTGTTTGATTTAGGGGTAGTTTTAGCTGATATTATATTTATTCTGATAGCTTTTTTTAGTAGTTATCGTTTGATTCAAAGTATCAAAGATGATCCGGCATTGTTTATTTTTGGTGGTTTAGTTATGTTAACTTATGGTATTATTTCATTCATCAAAAACAAAAAAGAATCTCGTAAAACTATCGATGAAATTGACCCTAAAGAATTAGCAAAAACCAATTACTTTTCGCTATTCATCAAAGGCTTTTTCTTAAACTTCATCAACATTGGTGTCCTCGGATTTTGGTTGGCTATTTTAATTACCATTGGTCCGCAATTGGAATTAAAAGCCTCGAGAATGATTACCTTTTTTGCGACTTTAATCATTGTTTATTTTATTACTGATTTGTTTAAAATAATACTGGCCAAACAATTACGAAGCAAGCTTAATCCAAAGAATATCCTTTTAATTAAGAAAGTAATCAGTATCGCATTAATCATTTGTGGTGTTGTTTTACTATCTCAAGCCTGGTTTCCTAAAGAGCAAAAAATTGTCAATTCTGCTTTTGAAAAGTTGGAAGGAGAGAATTAA
- a CDS encoding head GIN domain-containing protein, translating to MKSLVYSFLIFSSIAFGQVEKKVGDFTKVTSFDQIDVLLVKSNENKVVVDGKESNEVELVNKNGELKIRMPLNKLLGGDHISVTVYFDNLTAVEANEGSRIACGDQLEAISFDINAKEGSQVKLILETKKLNVRVANGSKITLEGTAENQDVLVNSGGIYEAEKLKTEQTTITANAGGQADIFATELVEAKVRAGGDITIYGKPKQINQKVIAGGSIEEAK from the coding sequence ATGAAAAGTTTAGTTTACAGTTTTTTAATTTTCAGTTCGATAGCTTTCGGACAAGTAGAAAAAAAAGTAGGTGATTTTACCAAAGTAACTTCTTTTGATCAGATTGATGTTTTGTTAGTAAAAAGCAATGAAAACAAAGTAGTTGTCGATGGGAAAGAAAGTAATGAAGTAGAATTGGTCAATAAAAACGGCGAATTAAAAATCAGAATGCCGTTAAATAAATTATTAGGTGGTGATCATATTTCGGTGACAGTTTATTTCGATAATCTTACTGCTGTTGAAGCCAATGAAGGTTCTCGAATAGCATGTGGTGATCAATTAGAAGCTATTAGTTTTGATATCAATGCTAAAGAAGGTTCACAAGTAAAATTGATTTTAGAAACAAAAAAATTGAACGTTCGCGTAGCCAATGGTTCCAAAATTACTTTAGAAGGAACAGCTGAAAATCAAGATGTTTTAGTGAATTCGGGCGGAATTTATGAAGCGGAAAAATTGAAGACAGAACAAACAACAATTACCGCTAATGCAGGCGGACAAGCAGATATATTTGCTACTGAATTAGTAGAAGCAAAAGTTAGAGCCGGTGGTGATATTACTATTTATGGGAAACCCAAACAAATTAATCAAAAAGTTATTGCCGGCGGAAGTATAGAAGAAGCAAAATAG
- the rnr gene encoding ribonuclease R: protein MSKKPKKFGKNTKTFSEKIFKILSKNANKPFNYKQIAAILELDDTKSRNEIIKDLKILAAQKLIIESEPGKYLVKASSQKYYEGTIDMTSRKTAYFVCDELEHDVFVPFVNLNHALDGDTVKAYVYDRRSSRKPEAEVLEILERHKEEFVGVIDIQKNFGFVTTANAKMYTDIFIPKNKLGEAEHGDVVLVKLEDWPTKADSPFGSVIKVLGKPGEHNTEIHAILAEYGLPYDFPIEVEAFANKIDTSITQEEIAKRRDMRKVLTFTIDPKDAKDFDDALSFQVLENGNYEIGVHIADVSHYLKEGTILDDEAYKRATSVYLVDRVVPMLPEVLSNFACSLRPQEEKYTFSAVFELTPKAEVINQWFGRTVIFSDQRFAYEEAQHIIETKSDIIPAEISLTGKEYKVPAEIVAATLKQDELAKILRRKRMAAGAISFDKVEVKFNLNAEAEPVGVFFKISKDANHLIEEFMLLANRKVAEFIGKQKKTFVYRIHDEPNEDKLINLQTVISKFGYSINMKSKQDISKSLNNLLNEVNGKKEQNLVDTLTIRSMSKAKYSTENIGHYGLAFDFYSHFTSPIRRYPDVMAHRLLQFYLDGGKSVSQEEYEEKCAHSSDMEGLAAQAERDSVKYMQVKYMQDHKDQEFLGVISGVTEWGIYVEIIENKCEGMVRIREIKEDYYVFDEKQYALVGQVSKALLQLGDEVYVKVKNADLVKKQLDFHFIRRNE from the coding sequence ATGAGTAAGAAACCAAAAAAATTCGGAAAGAATACTAAAACATTTTCTGAAAAGATTTTTAAAATATTATCCAAGAATGCTAATAAACCATTCAACTACAAACAAATAGCTGCAATCCTGGAACTGGATGATACCAAAAGCAGAAATGAAATTATCAAAGATTTAAAGATTTTAGCCGCACAAAAACTGATTATAGAATCCGAACCCGGAAAGTACTTAGTCAAAGCCAGCAGTCAAAAATACTACGAAGGAACGATTGATATGACCTCGCGCAAAACGGCTTATTTTGTTTGTGACGAATTAGAACACGATGTTTTTGTACCATTTGTAAATTTGAATCATGCTTTAGACGGAGATACCGTAAAAGCTTATGTTTACGACAGAAGAAGTTCAAGAAAGCCTGAAGCTGAAGTCTTAGAAATTTTAGAAAGACACAAAGAAGAATTTGTAGGTGTAATTGATATTCAAAAGAATTTTGGTTTTGTAACTACAGCAAATGCTAAAATGTACACGGATATTTTTATCCCAAAAAATAAATTAGGCGAAGCCGAACATGGTGATGTAGTTTTAGTCAAATTAGAAGATTGGCCAACGAAAGCTGATTCGCCTTTTGGTTCTGTGATTAAAGTTTTAGGAAAACCCGGCGAACACAATACTGAAATTCATGCCATTTTAGCCGAATATGGTTTACCGTATGATTTCCCGATTGAAGTAGAAGCTTTTGCTAACAAAATTGATACTTCTATCACTCAGGAAGAAATTGCAAAACGTCGTGACATGCGAAAGGTTTTAACCTTCACCATAGATCCGAAAGACGCTAAAGATTTTGATGATGCTTTGTCGTTTCAGGTTTTAGAAAACGGAAACTATGAAATTGGTGTACATATAGCCGATGTTTCACACTATTTAAAAGAAGGAACTATACTCGATGATGAAGCTTATAAACGAGCTACGTCAGTGTATTTGGTAGATAGAGTAGTTCCTATGTTACCTGAAGTATTGTCAAATTTTGCCTGTTCACTTCGACCTCAAGAAGAAAAGTATACTTTTTCAGCGGTATTCGAATTAACCCCGAAAGCAGAAGTAATAAATCAATGGTTTGGAAGAACCGTAATTTTTTCTGACCAACGCTTTGCTTATGAGGAAGCGCAGCACATTATTGAAACTAAAAGCGATATTATTCCGGCTGAAATTTCTTTAACCGGAAAAGAATACAAAGTACCGGCCGAAATTGTAGCAGCCACTCTAAAACAAGACGAATTAGCTAAAATTTTACGCCGAAAAAGAATGGCCGCCGGAGCTATTTCATTTGACAAAGTAGAAGTTAAATTCAATTTGAATGCCGAGGCAGAACCGGTTGGTGTGTTCTTTAAAATCTCTAAAGATGCTAATCATTTGATTGAAGAATTCATGTTGTTGGCCAACCGAAAAGTAGCGGAATTTATAGGCAAACAAAAGAAAACTTTTGTTTATCGTATTCACGACGAACCCAATGAAGACAAGTTAATTAACCTTCAAACGGTGATTTCAAAATTTGGGTATTCGATTAATATGAAATCCAAACAGGATATTTCTAAATCGTTGAATAATTTATTGAATGAAGTCAATGGAAAAAAAGAACAAAATTTAGTTGATACATTGACGATTCGAAGTATGAGTAAGGCGAAATATTCTACCGAAAATATTGGTCATTATGGATTGGCTTTTGATTTTTACAGTCATTTTACGTCGCCTATTCGTCGTTACCCGGATGTGATGGCACATCGTTTGTTGCAATTTTATCTCGATGGTGGAAAAAGTGTCAGCCAAGAAGAATACGAAGAAAAATGCGCGCATTCCAGCGATATGGAAGGTTTGGCCGCACAAGCCGAAAGAGATTCTGTCAAATATATGCAAGTCAAATACATGCAAGACCATAAAGACCAAGAGTTTTTAGGGGTAATTTCAGGGGTAACCGAATGGGGAATTTACGTAGAAATCATCGAAAATAAATGCGAAGGCATGGTCAGAATTCGTGAAATCAAAGAAGATTATTATGTATTTGATGAAAAGCAATATGCTTTAGTAGGTCAGGTTTCTAAAGCCTTGCTACAGTTAGGCGATGAAGTGTATGTCAAAGTTAAAAATGCCGATTTAGTCAAAAAACAATTGGATTTCCATTTTATCAGAAGAAATGAATAG
- a CDS encoding DUF2007 domain-containing protein, giving the protein MTEFITIATFNFAHEVMVLKTILDREGIPYLFQNENLVSIDPFASLAYGGIQLKIHPNDIETVQTILDDLNNNLKIV; this is encoded by the coding sequence ATGACCGAATTTATAACGATTGCTACTTTTAATTTCGCTCATGAAGTGATGGTTTTAAAAACCATTTTAGACCGAGAAGGTATTCCGTATTTGTTTCAAAATGAAAACCTGGTTTCGATAGATCCTTTCGCAAGTTTGGCTTATGGCGGCATCCAATTAAAAATTCATCCTAACGATATTGAAACTGTTCAAACTATTTTAGATGACCTAAATAATAATTTAAAAATCGTTTAA
- the rpiB gene encoding ribose 5-phosphate isomerase B: protein MKISIGNDHAGPDYKKAIVTFLEQKGYQIFNHGTDTFDSVDYPDFGHPVAIDVETKKADFGIVICGSGNGIAMSANKHQGIRAALCWTKEIAALARQHNDANVISIPARYTSIQQAVDMVDTFLNTAFEGGRHATRVDKISCN from the coding sequence ATGAAAATTTCTATCGGAAACGATCACGCCGGACCGGATTACAAAAAAGCCATTGTCACATTTTTAGAACAAAAAGGTTATCAAATTTTTAACCACGGAACTGATACTTTTGACAGTGTGGATTATCCTGATTTTGGTCACCCGGTTGCTATTGATGTGGAAACTAAAAAAGCTGATTTTGGTATCGTAATTTGCGGTTCCGGAAACGGAATAGCCATGTCAGCTAACAAACACCAAGGCATCCGCGCCGCACTTTGTTGGACCAAAGAAATTGCCGCTTTAGCACGTCAACATAATGATGCTAATGTGATTAGTATTCCGGCAAGATACACTTCTATCCAGCAAGCTGTAGATATGGTAGACACTTTTTTAAATACTGCTTTCGAAGGCGGAAGACACGCCACGAGAGTGGATAAAATAAGTTGTAATTAA
- a CDS encoding cation diffusion facilitator family transporter, producing the protein MTEVHIHKHEVKGKNLVLSILLNLLITIAQVVGGIISGSLALISDALHNFSDVLSLVFSYVAHKLSRRKASINNTFGYKRAELIAAFINASTLVIVAFILIYGAVERFVNPHPIESGLVIWLALLGIVVNGLSVIFLRKDAEHNLNMKSAYLHLLTDMMASVAVLVGGLLMKFYGWFWVDSVMTIAIAIYLIVVGVKLLITSTKMLMLFTPDFIDIKELVREVHKIPGVNKLHHIHVWHLNDEELHLEAHLDCSEDIKMSEFNELLHKVEQVLFHKFNINHINIQPEFKKEDPKDFIVQD; encoded by the coding sequence ATGACTGAAGTACATATCCATAAACATGAAGTAAAAGGAAAAAACTTAGTCTTGTCTATACTTTTAAACCTTTTAATTACGATTGCTCAGGTTGTGGGTGGTATCATTTCCGGAAGTTTAGCCCTAATTTCTGATGCGTTGCATAATTTTTCCGATGTGCTATCGTTGGTTTTTAGTTATGTTGCTCATAAATTATCCCGAAGAAAAGCGTCTATCAATAATACTTTTGGCTATAAAAGAGCCGAATTAATTGCGGCTTTTATCAATGCTTCTACCTTAGTCATTGTTGCTTTTATTTTGATTTATGGTGCTGTAGAAAGATTTGTAAATCCACATCCTATTGAATCAGGTTTAGTCATTTGGTTGGCGTTGTTAGGCATTGTGGTTAATGGTCTTTCTGTGATTTTTCTCCGAAAAGATGCCGAGCATAATCTCAATATGAAATCGGCTTATCTCCATTTATTAACAGATATGATGGCTTCTGTAGCAGTTTTAGTAGGTGGTTTGTTGATGAAGTTTTATGGTTGGTTTTGGGTCGATAGTGTTATGACCATTGCCATTGCTATTTATTTAATCGTGGTTGGAGTCAAATTATTGATTACTTCTACCAAAATGTTGATGTTATTCACACCCGATTTTATCGATATCAAAGAATTGGTTCGCGAAGTACACAAAATCCCGGGAGTTAATAAATTACACCACATCCATGTTTGGCATCTCAACGACGAAGAATTGCATCTTGAAGCCCATTTAGACTGTTCGGAAGATATCAAAATGAGTGAATTCAATGAATTGTTGCATAAAGTAGAACAGGTTTTATTTCATAAATTTAACATCAATCACATCAATATCCAACCTGAATTCAAAAAAGAAGATCCAAAAGATTTTATAGTTCAAGATTAG
- a CDS encoding NAD(P)H-hydrate dehydratase, whose translation MTILNLNTIKTIFKKRPTNSHKGNHGHALIIAGCKSKMGAAIITSKSALRAGAGLVTVNIPKKERLAVFSALPEAMIEFREENNNWDKYNAFAIGPGLGTDKQAERKVAFVVQNIKHPIVFDADALNVLAMKQDWLTKLPQKSILTPHEKEFDRLFGIHFSAEKRQQKAIEKATELNCIIVLKSHKTFITNGKQSFQNTTGNSGLAKGGSGDALTGIITAFLAQDYEPINAAILGVYFHGLAADITLETQSEESMLITDVIDNLGKAFQKI comes from the coding sequence ATGACCATTCTTAATTTAAATACCATAAAGACTATTTTCAAAAAAAGACCAACCAATTCTCATAAGGGAAATCATGGACACGCTTTGATAATAGCCGGATGTAAATCAAAAATGGGCGCGGCAATCATCACTTCAAAATCGGCGCTTCGCGCCGGAGCCGGTTTGGTTACGGTTAATATCCCCAAAAAAGAACGCTTAGCCGTTTTTAGTGCTTTGCCTGAAGCCATGATTGAATTCAGAGAAGAAAACAACAATTGGGACAAATACAATGCTTTTGCCATTGGTCCGGGTTTGGGAACCGATAAACAAGCGGAAAGAAAAGTTGCATTTGTTGTACAAAATATAAAACACCCTATTGTTTTTGATGCCGATGCTTTGAATGTATTGGCCATGAAACAAGATTGGCTTACAAAACTTCCCCAAAAATCAATCTTGACACCACACGAAAAAGAGTTTGACCGATTGTTCGGTATTCATTTTTCGGCAGAAAAAAGACAACAAAAAGCCATTGAGAAAGCCACCGAACTGAATTGCATAATAGTCTTAAAAAGCCACAAAACTTTTATCACTAATGGCAAACAAAGCTTTCAAAATACCACCGGAAATTCCGGTTTAGCCAAAGGAGGTTCAGGCGATGCATTGACCGGAATCATTACCGCTTTTTTAGCTCAAGATTACGAACCTATAAATGCCGCAATTCTCGGGGTTTACTTTCACGGATTGGCTGCTGATATTACCCTGGAAACCCAAAGCGAAGAAAGTATGTTGATTACTGATGTAATCGATAATTTAGGCAAGGCTTTTCAAAAAATTTAG